From the Macaca nemestrina isolate mMacNem1 chromosome 7, mMacNem.hap1, whole genome shotgun sequence genome, one window contains:
- the LOC105495783 gene encoding zinc finger C2HC domain-containing protein 1C isoform X1, protein MAGLQRLASHLPVGVMLPHNTTEAPGPHSAKQDSYEQSDSSQQSLKGHLRNNFQKQLLSNKELTLDKVHTHPKWNTHTKARSYSYPHCTGISHQDAGSDFQGQGNGLFYSSGPQSWYPKANNQDFIPFTKKRVGVDRAYPLKPVVHRKSCSTGESGTDGDQNVYPRPPELREFSSRNFDVRNQVNFSVVDPVLAAMQAEKALANLDRMEWVQIRRLEAAGESLEEEIRRKQILLRGKLKKTEEELRRIQTQKEQAKENENRELQKIIFPRSRVKGNNSNTTHKAVFSPEFDFEEEFSRDRREDETWGRSQQNSSPFQLSDYRIQRLKRERLVASNNKIRDRVSEPSMEKFSPPSETPGGALQGSARNSSLSMAPDSSGSSGSTEEPQLGECSHCGRKFLLFRLERHSNICSRMQGSKRKVFDSSRARAKGTELEQYLNWKGPASAKATGFSIYFEILKLYNNCAGYLAEPPRKNNWRQKHESFIHTLRQAREVQQVTAKGENRSHLPPILPAENPDYIQCPHCSHHFAPKVAEQHIPKCKTIKNRPPPPRKHYS, encoded by the exons ATGGCTGGTCTCCAGCGGTTGGCATCACATCTGCCTGTGGGCGTTATGCTTCCACATAATACAACAGAAGCTCCAGGGCCCCACTCAGCCAAGCAAGACTCTTACGAACAAAGTGACTCTTCCCAGCAGTCCTTGAAGGGGCACCTGAGGAACAATTTCCAGAAGCAGCTTTTGAGCAACAAAGAGTTGACTCTGGATAAAGTCCATACTCACCCCAAATGGAACACCCACACAAAAGCCCGGAGCTACTCCTATCCCCACTGTACTGGAATCAGCCACCAAGATGCAGGAAGTGATTTCCAGGGCCAAGGAAATGGTTTGTTTTACTCATCAGGCCCTCAATCCTGGTATCCCAAAGCCAATAACCAGGACTTTATCCCCTTTACAAAGAAACGAGTTGGAGTGGACCGGGCGTACCCACTGAAACCCGTGGTCCACAGGAAGTCGTGCAGTACAGGTGAGTCTGGCACTGATGGGGACCAGAATGTCTACCCAAGGCCCCCTGAACTGAGAGAGTTTTCATCCAGGAACTTTGATGTGAGGAACCAGGTCAACTTTTCTGTGGTTGATCCTGTTCTTGCTGCCATGCAGGCGGAGAAGGCCTTGGCAAACTTGGACAGGATGGAGTGGGTGCAGATCCGAAGACTAGAAGCTGCAGGGGAGAGCTTAGAGGAGGAAATCCGAAGAAAGCAGATtctcctgaggggaaagctgaagaAGACAGAGGAGGAACTCAGAAGGATCCAGACGCAAAAGGAACAGgccaaggaaaatgaaaacagagagcTACAGAAAATTATATTCCCCAGGAGCAGAGTTAAAGGTAATAACAGCAACACCACGCACAAAGCTGTCTTCTCCCCAGAATTTGATTTTGAGGAAgaatttagtagagacaggagagAGGATGAAACTTGGGGACGGTCTCAACAAAATTCGAGTCCATTCCAGCTCTCTGATTATAGAATCCAGAGACTCAAAAGGGAAAGGCTGGTAGCAAGCAATAACAAAATTCGAGACCGAGTCTCAGAGCCGTCGATGGAGAAGTTCTCCCCGCCTTCAGAAACACCAGGCGGTGCTTTGCAGGGATCTGCCAGAAATTCCAGCCTGTCCATGGCACCAGACTCCTCAGGTTCCAGCGGCTCCACTGAAGAGCCACAACTGGGTGAGTGCAGCCACTGTGGGCGAAAATTCCTCTTGTTCAGGCTGGAGAGACACTCCAACATCTGCAGCAGGATGCAGGGTTCCAAGAGGAAAGTGTTTGACTCCTCCAGGGCCCGGGCTAAGGGCACAGAACTAGAGCAATACTTGAACTGGAAGGGGCCAGCTTCAGCCAAG gctacgggattctctatttattttgaaattctgaaaCTTTACAATAATTGTGCTGGATACTTG GCTGAACCTCCTCGGAAGAACAACTGGAGACAGAAGCACGAATCTTTTATCCATACACTCCGCCAGGCTCGAGAGGTCCAGCAGGTAACTGCCAAAGGTGAAAACCGTTCACACTTGCCTCCCATCCTGCCTGCAGAAAACCCAGACTACATTCAGTGTCCTCACTGTAGCCACCACTTTGCTCCCAAGGTGGCTGAGCAACACATTCCCAAGTGTAAGACCATCAAGAACCGTCCTCCACCTCCAAGGAAGCATTATAGTTGA
- the LOC105495783 gene encoding zinc finger C2HC domain-containing protein 1C isoform X3 produces the protein MAGLQRLASHLPVGVMLPHNTTEAPGPHSAKQDSYEQSDSSQQSLKGHLRNNFQKQLLSNKELTLDKVHTHPKWNTHTKARSYSYPHCTGISHQDAGSDFQGQGNGLFYSSGPQSWYPKANNQDFIPFTKKRVGVDRAYPLKPVVHRKSCSTGESGTDGDQNVYPRPPELREFSSRNFDVRNQVNFSVVDPVLAAMQAEKALANLDRMEWVQIRRLEAAGESLEEEIRRKQILLRGKLKKTEEELRRIQTQKEQAKENENRELQKIIFPRSRVKGNNSNTTHKAVFSPEFDFEEEFSRDRREDETWGRSQQNSSPFQLSDYRIQRLKRERLVASNNKIRDRVSEPSMEKFSPPSETPGGALQGSARNSSLSMAPDSSGSSGSTEEPQLGECSHCGRKFLLFRLERHSNICSRMQGSKRKVFDSSRARAKGTELEQYLNWKGPASAKAEPPRKNNWRQKHESFIHTLRQAREVQQVTAKGENRSHLPPILPAENPDYIQCPHCSHHFAPKVAEQHIPKCKTIKNRPPPPRKHYS, from the exons ATGGCTGGTCTCCAGCGGTTGGCATCACATCTGCCTGTGGGCGTTATGCTTCCACATAATACAACAGAAGCTCCAGGGCCCCACTCAGCCAAGCAAGACTCTTACGAACAAAGTGACTCTTCCCAGCAGTCCTTGAAGGGGCACCTGAGGAACAATTTCCAGAAGCAGCTTTTGAGCAACAAAGAGTTGACTCTGGATAAAGTCCATACTCACCCCAAATGGAACACCCACACAAAAGCCCGGAGCTACTCCTATCCCCACTGTACTGGAATCAGCCACCAAGATGCAGGAAGTGATTTCCAGGGCCAAGGAAATGGTTTGTTTTACTCATCAGGCCCTCAATCCTGGTATCCCAAAGCCAATAACCAGGACTTTATCCCCTTTACAAAGAAACGAGTTGGAGTGGACCGGGCGTACCCACTGAAACCCGTGGTCCACAGGAAGTCGTGCAGTACAGGTGAGTCTGGCACTGATGGGGACCAGAATGTCTACCCAAGGCCCCCTGAACTGAGAGAGTTTTCATCCAGGAACTTTGATGTGAGGAACCAGGTCAACTTTTCTGTGGTTGATCCTGTTCTTGCTGCCATGCAGGCGGAGAAGGCCTTGGCAAACTTGGACAGGATGGAGTGGGTGCAGATCCGAAGACTAGAAGCTGCAGGGGAGAGCTTAGAGGAGGAAATCCGAAGAAAGCAGATtctcctgaggggaaagctgaagaAGACAGAGGAGGAACTCAGAAGGATCCAGACGCAAAAGGAACAGgccaaggaaaatgaaaacagagagcTACAGAAAATTATATTCCCCAGGAGCAGAGTTAAAGGTAATAACAGCAACACCACGCACAAAGCTGTCTTCTCCCCAGAATTTGATTTTGAGGAAgaatttagtagagacaggagagAGGATGAAACTTGGGGACGGTCTCAACAAAATTCGAGTCCATTCCAGCTCTCTGATTATAGAATCCAGAGACTCAAAAGGGAAAGGCTGGTAGCAAGCAATAACAAAATTCGAGACCGAGTCTCAGAGCCGTCGATGGAGAAGTTCTCCCCGCCTTCAGAAACACCAGGCGGTGCTTTGCAGGGATCTGCCAGAAATTCCAGCCTGTCCATGGCACCAGACTCCTCAGGTTCCAGCGGCTCCACTGAAGAGCCACAACTGGGTGAGTGCAGCCACTGTGGGCGAAAATTCCTCTTGTTCAGGCTGGAGAGACACTCCAACATCTGCAGCAGGATGCAGGGTTCCAAGAGGAAAGTGTTTGACTCCTCCAGGGCCCGGGCTAAGGGCACAGAACTAGAGCAATACTTGAACTGGAAGGGGCCAGCTTCAGCCAAG GCTGAACCTCCTCGGAAGAACAACTGGAGACAGAAGCACGAATCTTTTATCCATACACTCCGCCAGGCTCGAGAGGTCCAGCAGGTAACTGCCAAAGGTGAAAACCGTTCACACTTGCCTCCCATCCTGCCTGCAGAAAACCCAGACTACATTCAGTGTCCTCACTGTAGCCACCACTTTGCTCCCAAGGTGGCTGAGCAACACATTCCCAAGTGTAAGACCATCAAGAACCGTCCTCCACCTCCAAGGAAGCATTATAGTTGA
- the LOC105495783 gene encoding zinc finger C2HC domain-containing protein 1C isoform X2 yields MAGLQRLASHLPVGVMLPHNTTEAPGPHSAKQDSYEQSDSSQQSLKGHLRNNFQKQLLSNKELTLDKVHTHPKWNTHTKARSYSYPHCTGISHQDAGSDFQGQGNGLFYSSGPQSWYPKANNQDFIPFTKKRVGVDRAYPLKPVVHRKSCSTGESGTDGDQNVYPRPPELREFSSRNFDVRNQVNFSVVDPVLAAMQAEKALANLDRMEWVQIRRLEAAGESLEEEIRRKQILLRGKLKKTEEELRRIQTQKEQAKENENRELQKIIFPRSRVKGNNSNTTHKAVFSPEFDFEEEFSRDRREDETWGRSQQNSSPFQLSDYRIQRLKRERLVASNNKIRDRVSEPSMEKFSPPSETPGGALQGSARNSSLSMAPDSSGSSGSTEEPQLGECSHCGRKFLLFRLERHSNICSRMQGSKRKVFDSSRARAKGTELEQYLNWKGPASAKATGFSIYFEILKLYNNCAGYLCLPRSVSEGFSLDCSVYPENPSFSYEDVNLLGTLGAEQGKEADSSIIWLNLLGRTTGDRSTNLLSIHSARLERSSR; encoded by the exons ATGGCTGGTCTCCAGCGGTTGGCATCACATCTGCCTGTGGGCGTTATGCTTCCACATAATACAACAGAAGCTCCAGGGCCCCACTCAGCCAAGCAAGACTCTTACGAACAAAGTGACTCTTCCCAGCAGTCCTTGAAGGGGCACCTGAGGAACAATTTCCAGAAGCAGCTTTTGAGCAACAAAGAGTTGACTCTGGATAAAGTCCATACTCACCCCAAATGGAACACCCACACAAAAGCCCGGAGCTACTCCTATCCCCACTGTACTGGAATCAGCCACCAAGATGCAGGAAGTGATTTCCAGGGCCAAGGAAATGGTTTGTTTTACTCATCAGGCCCTCAATCCTGGTATCCCAAAGCCAATAACCAGGACTTTATCCCCTTTACAAAGAAACGAGTTGGAGTGGACCGGGCGTACCCACTGAAACCCGTGGTCCACAGGAAGTCGTGCAGTACAGGTGAGTCTGGCACTGATGGGGACCAGAATGTCTACCCAAGGCCCCCTGAACTGAGAGAGTTTTCATCCAGGAACTTTGATGTGAGGAACCAGGTCAACTTTTCTGTGGTTGATCCTGTTCTTGCTGCCATGCAGGCGGAGAAGGCCTTGGCAAACTTGGACAGGATGGAGTGGGTGCAGATCCGAAGACTAGAAGCTGCAGGGGAGAGCTTAGAGGAGGAAATCCGAAGAAAGCAGATtctcctgaggggaaagctgaagaAGACAGAGGAGGAACTCAGAAGGATCCAGACGCAAAAGGAACAGgccaaggaaaatgaaaacagagagcTACAGAAAATTATATTCCCCAGGAGCAGAGTTAAAGGTAATAACAGCAACACCACGCACAAAGCTGTCTTCTCCCCAGAATTTGATTTTGAGGAAgaatttagtagagacaggagagAGGATGAAACTTGGGGACGGTCTCAACAAAATTCGAGTCCATTCCAGCTCTCTGATTATAGAATCCAGAGACTCAAAAGGGAAAGGCTGGTAGCAAGCAATAACAAAATTCGAGACCGAGTCTCAGAGCCGTCGATGGAGAAGTTCTCCCCGCCTTCAGAAACACCAGGCGGTGCTTTGCAGGGATCTGCCAGAAATTCCAGCCTGTCCATGGCACCAGACTCCTCAGGTTCCAGCGGCTCCACTGAAGAGCCACAACTGGGTGAGTGCAGCCACTGTGGGCGAAAATTCCTCTTGTTCAGGCTGGAGAGACACTCCAACATCTGCAGCAGGATGCAGGGTTCCAAGAGGAAAGTGTTTGACTCCTCCAGGGCCCGGGCTAAGGGCACAGAACTAGAGCAATACTTGAACTGGAAGGGGCCAGCTTCAGCCAAG gctacgggattctctatttattttgaaattctgaaaCTTTACAATAATTGTGCTGGATACTTG TGTCTCCCAAGGTCAGTATCTGAAGGCTTTTCTCTGGACTGCTCCGTGTATCCAGAGAACCCCTCTTTTTCCTATGAGGATGTCAATCTGCTTGGTACTCTGGGAGCTGAGCAGGGGAAGGAGGCTGACAGTTCCATAATTTG GCTGAACCTCCTCGGAAGAACAACTGGAGACAGAAGCACGAATCTTTTATCCATACACTCCGCCAGGCTCGAGAGGTCCAGCAGGTAA
- the LOC105495783 gene encoding zinc finger C2HC domain-containing protein 1C isoform X5, with amino-acid sequence MAGLQRLASHLPVGVMLPHNTTEAPGPHSAKQDSYEQSDSSQQSLKGHLRNNFQKQLLSNKELTLDKVHTHPKWNTHTKARSYSYPHCTGISHQDAGSDFQGQGNGLFYSSGPQSWYPKANNQDFIPFTKKRVGVDRAYPLKPVVHRKSCSTGESGTDGDQNVYPRPPELREFSSRNFDVRNQVNFSVVDPVLAAMQAEKALANLDRMEWVQIRRLEAAGESLEEEIRRKQILLRGKLKKTEEELRRIQTQKEQAKENENRELQKIIFPRSRVKGNNSNTTHKAVFSPEFDFEEEFSRDRREDETWGRSQQNSSPFQLSDYRIQRLKRERLVASNNKIRDRVSEPSMEKFSPPSETPGGALQGSARNSSLSMAPDSSGSSGSTEEPQLG; translated from the exons ATGGCTGGTCTCCAGCGGTTGGCATCACATCTGCCTGTGGGCGTTATGCTTCCACATAATACAACAGAAGCTCCAGGGCCCCACTCAGCCAAGCAAGACTCTTACGAACAAAGTGACTCTTCCCAGCAGTCCTTGAAGGGGCACCTGAGGAACAATTTCCAGAAGCAGCTTTTGAGCAACAAAGAGTTGACTCTGGATAAAGTCCATACTCACCCCAAATGGAACACCCACACAAAAGCCCGGAGCTACTCCTATCCCCACTGTACTGGAATCAGCCACCAAGATGCAGGAAGTGATTTCCAGGGCCAAGGAAATGGTTTGTTTTACTCATCAGGCCCTCAATCCTGGTATCCCAAAGCCAATAACCAGGACTTTATCCCCTTTACAAAGAAACGAGTTGGAGTGGACCGGGCGTACCCACTGAAACCCGTGGTCCACAGGAAGTCGTGCAGTACAGGTGAGTCTGGCACTGATGGGGACCAGAATGTCTACCCAAGGCCCCCTGAACTGAGAGAGTTTTCATCCAGGAACTTTGATGTGAGGAACCAGGTCAACTTTTCTGTGGTTGATCCTGTTCTTGCTGCCATGCAGGCGGAGAAGGCCTTGGCAAACTTGGACAGGATGGAGTGGGTGCAGATCCGAAGACTAGAAGCTGCAGGGGAGAGCTTAGAGGAGGAAATCCGAAGAAAGCAGATtctcctgaggggaaagctgaagaAGACAGAGGAGGAACTCAGAAGGATCCAGACGCAAAAGGAACAGgccaaggaaaatgaaaacagagagcTACAGAAAATTATATTCCCCAGGAGCAGAGTTAAAGGTAATAACAGCAACACCACGCACAAAGCTGTCTTCTCCCCAGAATTTGATTTTGAGGAAgaatttagtagagacaggagagAGGATGAAACTTGGGGACGGTCTCAACAAAATTCGAGTCCATTCCAGCTCTCTGATTATAGAATCCAGAGACTCAAAAGGGAAAGGCTGGTAGCAAGCAATAACAAAATTCGAGACCGAGTCTCAGAGCCGTCGATGGAGAAGTTCTCCCCGCCTTCAGAAACACCAGGCGGTGCTTTGCAGGGATCTGCCAGAAATTCCAGCCTGTCCATGGCACCAGACTCCTCAGGTTCCAGCGGCTCCACTGAAGAGCCACAACTGG GCTGA
- the LOC105495783 gene encoding zinc finger C2HC domain-containing protein 1C isoform X4 produces the protein MAGLQRLASHLPVGVMLPHNTTEAPGPHSAKQDSYEQSDSSQQSLKGHLRNNFQKQLLSNKELTLDKVHTHPKWNTHTKARSYSYPHCTGISHQDAGSDFQGQGNGLFYSSGPQSWYPKANNQDFIPFTKKRVGVDRAYPLKPVVHRKSCSTGESGTDGDQNVYPRPPELREFSSRNFDVRNQVNFSVVDPVLAAMQAEKALANLDRMEWVQIRRLEAAGESLEEEIRRKQILLRGKLKKTEEELRRIQTQKEQAKENENRELQKIIFPRSRVKGNNSNTTHKAVFSPEFDFEEEFSRDRREDETWGRSQQNSSPFQLSDYRIQRLKRERLVASNNKIRDRVSEPSMEKFSPPSETPGGALQGSARNSSLSMAPDSSGSSGSTEEPQLAPRLTRFHHLDFLSQKSVWFNFSRE, from the exons ATGGCTGGTCTCCAGCGGTTGGCATCACATCTGCCTGTGGGCGTTATGCTTCCACATAATACAACAGAAGCTCCAGGGCCCCACTCAGCCAAGCAAGACTCTTACGAACAAAGTGACTCTTCCCAGCAGTCCTTGAAGGGGCACCTGAGGAACAATTTCCAGAAGCAGCTTTTGAGCAACAAAGAGTTGACTCTGGATAAAGTCCATACTCACCCCAAATGGAACACCCACACAAAAGCCCGGAGCTACTCCTATCCCCACTGTACTGGAATCAGCCACCAAGATGCAGGAAGTGATTTCCAGGGCCAAGGAAATGGTTTGTTTTACTCATCAGGCCCTCAATCCTGGTATCCCAAAGCCAATAACCAGGACTTTATCCCCTTTACAAAGAAACGAGTTGGAGTGGACCGGGCGTACCCACTGAAACCCGTGGTCCACAGGAAGTCGTGCAGTACAGGTGAGTCTGGCACTGATGGGGACCAGAATGTCTACCCAAGGCCCCCTGAACTGAGAGAGTTTTCATCCAGGAACTTTGATGTGAGGAACCAGGTCAACTTTTCTGTGGTTGATCCTGTTCTTGCTGCCATGCAGGCGGAGAAGGCCTTGGCAAACTTGGACAGGATGGAGTGGGTGCAGATCCGAAGACTAGAAGCTGCAGGGGAGAGCTTAGAGGAGGAAATCCGAAGAAAGCAGATtctcctgaggggaaagctgaagaAGACAGAGGAGGAACTCAGAAGGATCCAGACGCAAAAGGAACAGgccaaggaaaatgaaaacagagagcTACAGAAAATTATATTCCCCAGGAGCAGAGTTAAAGGTAATAACAGCAACACCACGCACAAAGCTGTCTTCTCCCCAGAATTTGATTTTGAGGAAgaatttagtagagacaggagagAGGATGAAACTTGGGGACGGTCTCAACAAAATTCGAGTCCATTCCAGCTCTCTGATTATAGAATCCAGAGACTCAAAAGGGAAAGGCTGGTAGCAAGCAATAACAAAATTCGAGACCGAGTCTCAGAGCCGTCGATGGAGAAGTTCTCCCCGCCTTCAGAAACACCAGGCGGTGCTTTGCAGGGATCTGCCAGAAATTCCAGCCTGTCCATGGCACCAGACTCCTCAGGTTCCAGCGGCTCCACTGAAGAGCCACAACTGG CCCCAAGATTAACCCGGTTCCACCATCTGGATTTCCTGAGTCAGAAGTCTGTCTGGTTCAATTTCTCCAGAGAATAA